The following proteins come from a genomic window of Trifolium pratense cultivar HEN17-A07 linkage group LG4, ARS_RC_1.1, whole genome shotgun sequence:
- the LOC123921014 gene encoding protein CROWDED NUCLEI 4 has product MEISTPSSSKHLSITPSSRVLRSPLSDEQIWKRLRDAGFDEESIKHKDKAALVSYIAKLEAEIYDHQHHMGLLILERKELASKYEQVKATVESFELVHNHDSSRNKSALAESRKREECLKRTIGVKDECIGSLEKALHEMRTECAETKVAAESKLAEAHQLIDEAQKKFTEAEAKVCAAESLRADANRYNSVAERKLRDVDAREDNLRRQIISFKSDCDEKDKEMDLERQSLSERQKVLQQEQERLLQSQTLLNQREDHLFSRSQELNRLQKELEDTKFKIEKEHEALNDKKTSLKLLEVTLIQQEEALTKWKTELSKKEQELLEFEVKLSNRESDETQKVIAEQEAALRTRKHDLEVELQMQRKSVENEIETKRRAWELKEVDLRQREDQILEREHELEILSRSLSEKEKDLVEQSTALKDKDQSLRAAEKEFELNKTLLQKEKDDIEQAHKDLQESLASLENEKRQVDNAKERLEVIQSETGDLSIFEVKLKEEIDLVRSQNLELLAEADKLKAEKAKFEAEWELLDEKKEELRKEAEFIENERKTVSNFIKNERDKLREEKENLRKQYTHDLESLSSERENFMKKMAHEHAEWFGKMQQERADFQRDIEMQKRELNNLIEKRREEVESYLKERENAFEEEKNRELQSIDALKEKAAKELEQVSLEMKRLQTERTEINLDRELRNKEWAELTECIKELEVQRSKLQKQRELLHADRIDIFSQTEELKKLEDSKVISDDLAIVEMLKSDMEYNQQKISSMKNFKHQSSCKDVDVDNINNGFDTPFVQKSSGVSPHSAARFSWIKRCKELIFRNSSNTPLVRKENLPLSPNTNNASNGQKHLENDKPLGNFNNGQQLGFSFGEPKVIVEVPSRDGNASRTSEFESVTKDVNGKTTFSDERQVGRGKRGRGNLITEVGDSLVDLAQNKKPRAEERMAKNTSDLATTYRVLSTQSDISEIQQVSVPSNHKQGKTEEARVVVVDKVIHVTEVTSEKVDALIIPNKELGDNLQSTEVTSDKVDALIIPNKELGDNLQSPTLRVCQYNLHNETIDQSNSKTKSEEILPCGSSVLENTEGICKENNERVSF; this is encoded by the exons ATGGAGATTTCGACTCCCAGCTCTTCCAAACATCTGTCAATTACACCCAGTTCTAGGGTTTTGAGAAGCCCTCTTTCCGATGAACAGATCTGGAAGCGCCTTAGAGATGCTGGCTTTGATGAAGAATCGATTAAGCATAAAGATAAAGCTGCACTTGTTTCTTACATCGCTAAACTTGAAGCTGAG ATATATGATCATCAGCATCACATGGGCCTTCTCATATTGGAGAGAAAGGAATTGGCCTCCAAGTATGAACAAGTTAAAGCCACGGTTGAATCATTTGAGTTAGTGCATAACCATGATTCGTCCAGGAATAAATCTGCATTAGCTGAATCAAGAAAACGAGAAGAATGTTTGAAGAGGACAATAGGCGTCAAAGATGAATGCATAGGAAGT CTTGAGAAAGCCTTGCATGAAATGCGTACGGAATGTGCTGAAACAAAGGTTGCAGCTGAGAGTAAATTAGCTGAAGCACACCAATTGATAGATGAAGCACAAAAAAAGTTTACGGAGGCTGAAGCCAAAGTGTGTGCTGCGGAATCTTTGCGAGCAGATGCTAATCGTTATAACAGTGTTGCAGAAAGGAAGCTTCGTGATGTTGATGCGCGTGAAGATAACCTCAGGCGGCAAATTATATCTTTCAAATCAGA TTGTGATGAAAAAGACAAGGAGATGGATCTTGAGAGGCAATCTCTCTCTGAAAGGCAAAAGGTTTTGCAGCAAGAACAGGAAAGGTTACTTCAATCACAAACCTTGCTCAACCAGAGAGAGGATCATCTTTTTAGTAGATCTCAAGAACTAAATCGTCTTCAAAAAGAGTTGGAGGACACAAAgtttaaaattgaaaaggaaCATGAAGCCCTCAATGACAAGAAAACCAGCCTAAAACTACTGGAGGTCACCCTTATACAGCAAGAGGAG GCACTCACAAAATGGAAAACTGAGCTTAGcaagaaagagcaagagttgcTTGAATTTGAAGTGAAACTTTCTAATAGAGAATCT GATGAAACTCAGAAAGTTATAGCAGAACAGGAAGCTGCATTGAGAACTAGAAAACATGATTTGGAAGTTGAGCTACAAATGCAGCGCAAATCAGTTGAAAATGAAATTGAGACAAAGAGACGGGCTTGGGAATTGAAGGAAGTTGATCTTAGACAACGGGAGGACCAAATCCTGGAAAGGGAACATGAGTTGGAAATTCTGTCAAGATCACTGAGTGAGAAGGAGAAAGACCTAGTGGAACAGTCAACTGCTCTTAAAGATAAAGATCAAAGCCTTAGAGCTGCTGAGAAGGAGTTTGAACTAAACAAAACCCTTTTGCAAAAGGAGAAAGATGATATCGAACAAGCCCATAAAGACCTGCAGGAGTCTTTGGCATCTTTGGAAAATGAAAAAAGACAAGTTGATAACGCGAAGGAGAGATTGGAGGTCATCCAAAGTGAAACTGGTGATTTGTCAATTTTTGAAGTGAAACTAAAGGAAGAGATTGATCTTGTAAGATCTCAAAATTTGGAGCTTTTGGCTGAGGCGGATAAGTTGAAAGCTGAGAAGGCCAAGTTTGAAGCTGAGTGGGAGCTTCttgatgaaaaaaaagaagagttgCGGAAAGAAGCAGAATTTATAGAAAATGAAAGGAAGACTGTTTCCAATTTTATTAAGAATGAGCGCGACAAGctaagagaagaaaaagaaaatttgcGTAAACAGTACACCCATGACTTGGAGTCACTTTCTAGTGAACGGGAAAATTTCATGAAGAAGATGGCACATGAACATGCTGAGTGGTTTGGCAAGATGCAGCAGGAGCGAGCGGATTTTCAGAGGGATATTGAAATGCAAAAAAGGGAGTTGAATAACCTAATTGAGAAGAGACGGGAAGAAGTGGAAAGTTATTTGAAGGAAAGAGAAAATGCTTTTGAGGAAGAGAAGAATAGGGAGCTTCAGTCTATTGATGCTCTTAAAGAGAAAGCAGCAAAAGAATTGGAACAAGTTTCCTTGGAAATGAAAAGGCTTCAAACTGAGCGGACTGAGATAAATTTGGATCGTGAGCTAAGAAACAAAGAATGGGCTGAACTGACGGAGTGCATCAAGGAACTTGAGGTTCAAAGGAGTAAACTACAAAAACAGAGGGAATTATTGCATGCTGatagaattgatattttttctcAAACAGAAGAATTGAAAAAGTTAGAAGATTCAAAAGTCATCTCTGATGACCTTGCGATTGTTGAGATGCTTAAATCTGATATGGAAtataaccaacaaaaaatatcttCTATGAAAAATTTTAAACATCAGAGTTCCTGCAAGGACGTGGATGTTGATAACATCAACAATGGGTTTGATACTCCATTTGTGCAGAAGTCATCAGGGGTTTCTCCTCATAGTGCGGCTCGTTTCTCGTGGATAAAACGATGCAAAGAACTAATATTCCGAAATTCTTCTAATACGCCACTTgtgagaaaagaaaatttgCCTCTGAGTCCTAATACAAATAATGCTAGCAATGGGCAAAAACACTTGGAAAATGACAAACCACTTGGTAACTTTAACAATGGGCAGCAACTGGGATTTTCTTTTGGAGAACCAAAAGTAATTGTTGAAGTACCCTCTCGAGATGGAAATGCCAGCAGAACAAGTGAGTTCGAATCTGTGACTAAAGATGTTAATGGGAAAACTACTTTTTCAGATGAACGCCAAGTGGGCAGAGGGAAAAGAGGCAGAGGGAACTTGATTACTGAAGTAGGTGATTCACTTGTAGATCTGGCCCAGAATAAGAAACCAAGAGCAGAAGAAAGAATGGCCAAAAATACTTCAGATCTGGCCACTACCTACCG TGTGCTTTCCACCCAGTCAGATATATCTGAGATCCAGCAGGTGTCAGTGCCTTCAAATCATAAACAAGGGAAAACCGAAGAAGCTCGTGTAGTAGTGGTTGACAAGGTTATTCATGTTACAGAAGTGACTTCTGAGAAAGTTGATGCTCTCATCATCCCCAATAAAGAATTAGGAGATAATTTGCAGAGTACAGAAGTGACTTCTGATAAAGTTGATGCTCTCATCATCCCCAATAAAGAATTAGGAGATAATTTGCAGAGTCCTACATTGAGAGTGTGTCAATATAATCTTCACAACGAAACAATAGATCAGTCAAATTCTAAAACTAAATCTGAAGAAATTTTACCTTGTGGTTCTAGTGTATTGGAAAACACAGAAGGAATATGCAAAGAAAACAACGAACGTGTTTCTTTCTGA
- the LOC123921013 gene encoding lysosomal Pro-X carboxypeptidase: MARNSSSRTLTFTLTIIIIIITIISSSHQPLALNHTPRFFGKFASSTSTIPSNSQPQFDFHYETKFFQQQLDHFSFSNLPTFPQRYLINTQNWVIGSGPIFLYCGNEGDILWFAQNTGFLWEIAPKFGAMVVFPEHRYYGESVPFGSKEEAYKNATTLGYLTAEQALADFAILVTDLKQNLSAIHCPVVLFGGSYGGMLAAWMRLKYPHIAVGALASSAPILQFEDIVPLETFYDIVSNDFKRESSTCFNYIKQSWDEIESKGQSSDGLELLTKTFKFCQKLKSTEELTDWLESAYSYLAMVNYPYPSEFMMPLPGHPIKEVCRRIDESPAGSSILDRIYEGANVYYNYTGEAKCFELDDDPHGLDGWNWQACTEMVMPMSCSKESSMFPPYEYNYSSFEEDCFKNFGVKPRPKWITTEFGGHNIHNALKNFGSNIIFSNGLLDPWSGGSVLQNISESIVSLVTEEGAHHIDLRASTENDPDWLVEQRATEIRLIQGWISDYHQTHKAVFDM; the protein is encoded by the exons ATGGCGAGAAACAGTTCCAGCAGAACACTTACTTTCACTCTcaccattatcatcatcatcatcaccatcatctcTTCTTCACATCAACCACTAGCATTAAATCACACTCCACGATTCTTCGGTAAATTCGcatcttcaacttcaaccaTCCCCTCCAACTCACAGCCACAATTTGATTTCCACTACGAAACCAAATTCTTCCAACAACAACTCGATCACTTCAGCTTTTCCAATCTCCCTACTTTCCCTCAACGCTACCTTATCAACACCCAAAACTGGGTTATTGGATCGGGTCCCATTTTCCTCTACTGTGGTAATGAAGGTGACATTCTTTGGTTTGCTCAAAACACCGGTTTCCTTTGGGAAATTGCTCCCAAATTTGGAGCTATGGTTGTTTTTCCTGAA CATCGATATTATGGTGAATCTGTTCCTTTTGGAAGTAAAGAAGAAGCTTATAAGAATGCTACTACGTTAGGGTATCTTACTGCTGAACAAGCTCTTGCTGATTTCGCTATTCTTGTTACTGATTTGAAGCAAAATTTGTCTGCCATTCATTGTCCTGTTGTTTTGTTTGGAGGATCCTATGGTGGAA TGTTAGCAGCATGGATGAGACTCAAGTATCCTCATATTGCTGTTGGGGCACTGGCATCTTCAGCTCCAATTCTTCAGTTTGAAGACATTGTGCCACTGGAAACTTTCTATGACATTGTTTCCAATGATTTTAAG CGTGAAAGTTCCACTTGCTTTAACTATATAAAACAGTCATGGGATGAAATAGAATCTAAGGGTCAATCAAGTGATGGCCTTGAACTTCTGACCAAAACATTCAAATTTTGTCA GAAATTAAAGAGCACTGAAGAACTAACAGATTGGTTGGAGTCTGCATATAGTTATTTGGCAATGGTTAACTACCCATACCCTTCTGAGTTTATGATGCCTTTGCCTGGACACCCTATCAAGGAG GTTTGTAGAAGGATAGATGAAAGCCCTGCCGGGAGTAGTATTCTGGATCGCATATATGAAGGAGCGAATGTCTACTACAATTATACCGGAGAAGCTAAATGTTTTGAACTGGATGATGATCCCCATGGTCTGGATGGTTGGAACTGGCag GCATGTACGGAAATGGTTATGCCAATGTCTTGCAGCAAGGAATCCAGCATGTTTCCCCCATATGAGTATAACTATTCTTCTTTCGAAGAGGATTGCTTCAAGAATTTTGGAGTGAAGCCAAGGCCAAAATGGATTACTACAGAGTTTGGAGGGCAT AATATCCATAACGCATTGAAGAATTTTGGAAGCAATATAATTTTCTCAAATGGATTATTGGATCCATGGAGTGGGGGAAG TGTTTTGCAGAATATTTCTGAAAGTATTGTTTCTTTGGTCACTGAAGAAG GTGCACACCACATAGATTTACGCGCTTCAACTGAAAATGACCCTGATTGGTTGGTAGAGCAAAGGGCCACAGAGATCAGGCTAATACAAGGATGGATTAGTGACTATCACCAGACACATAAAGCTGTTTTTGATATGTGA